In Massilistercora timonensis, the following are encoded in one genomic region:
- a CDS encoding reverse transcriptase/maturase family protein — protein sequence MKTVKGLHEKMYTFDNANISFHKAAENKRFHEEVLAFSMSKEDELLRACEEVETLTYSQGPYTVFKVWEPKERLIMALPFYDRVVQHMIVNAIGPVFEERFYCHSYACREGKGMHAASNQLYKWLYELMVVQGLRIYAFKGDISKYFASIPHDGLKDENRRYIGDKKALYLMDNIIDRNGILPDGVGIPVGNLTSQLFANVYGNRLDKFIKHTLHIKYYIRYMDDFIILSQDLNQLKEWEKRIEEFLEEEMKLHINPKSTILYAGNGVDFCGYIHHPTYRKVRKGSVRRLKKDVKHLKAGELDRETFDRKYQSSLGHMGHADTYHVTKAIEYDLLFWEFEQTQSGLLVPV from the coding sequence ATGAAAACAGTTAAAGGATTACATGAGAAAATGTACACCTTTGACAATGCCAATATCTCATTCCACAAAGCCGCAGAAAATAAGCGGTTCCATGAAGAGGTATTGGCTTTTTCTATGTCAAAGGAAGATGAACTATTAAGGGCGTGCGAGGAAGTGGAAACACTCACATATTCCCAGGGACCTTATACCGTGTTCAAAGTGTGGGAGCCAAAAGAGCGGCTTATCATGGCCTTACCATTTTATGACAGAGTGGTGCAGCACATGATTGTAAATGCAATCGGACCGGTATTTGAAGAAAGGTTTTATTGCCATTCCTATGCTTGCCGTGAGGGGAAAGGTATGCACGCCGCAAGCAATCAGTTATACAAATGGCTTTATGAACTTATGGTTGTGCAGGGGCTACGGATATACGCCTTTAAAGGGGATATAAGTAAATACTTTGCGTCTATACCGCATGACGGCCTAAAAGATGAAAACAGACGGTACATAGGGGACAAGAAAGCCCTTTACCTTATGGATAACATCATAGACAGAAACGGCATATTGCCGGACGGCGTGGGAATACCCGTGGGGAACCTTACAAGCCAGTTATTTGCCAATGTGTACGGCAACCGCCTGGATAAATTCATAAAACACACATTGCACATTAAATACTATATCCGGTATATGGACGATTTTATAATTCTTTCCCAGGATTTAAATCAGTTAAAGGAATGGGAAAAGCGGATTGAAGAATTTTTGGAAGAGGAAATGAAATTGCACATAAACCCTAAAAGCACCATTCTATACGCCGGGAACGGTGTGGACTTTTGCGGATATATCCACCACCCAACATATAGGAAAGTGCGTAAGGGGTCAGTCCGGCGGCTGAAAAAGGACGTAAAGCACCTAAAGGCCGGGGAACTGGACCGGGAAACTTTTGACCGGAAATATCAAAGCAGCCTGGGGCACATGGGGCACGCCGATACCTACCACGTAACAAAGGCCATTGAATATGATTTACTGTTTTGGGAATTTGAGCAGACCCAAAGCGGCCTTTTGGTTCCGGTGTAA
- a CDS encoding serine/threonine protein kinase produces MDLQTLIIAMSIPSGVTAFCFWMIEQKIKKQQTEAEEKEKIREKNEVLIIKSVMASIALGEAAATALKNGHANGETEAALEYARKIKHEQKDFLTEQGIKGIYE; encoded by the coding sequence ATGGATTTACAGACACTTATTATTGCAATGAGTATTCCGAGCGGCGTAACCGCTTTCTGTTTTTGGATGATTGAACAGAAAATAAAGAAGCAGCAGACGGAAGCGGAAGAAAAAGAAAAAATCCGTGAAAAAAACGAGGTCCTTATCATAAAAAGCGTCATGGCGTCTATTGCCCTGGGGGAAGCGGCGGCCACGGCCTTAAAGAATGGACACGCCAACGGAGAGACAGAAGCCGCCCTGGAATATGCCCGTAAGATTAAGCATGAGCAAAAGGACTTCTTAACGGAGCAGGGCATAAAAGGGATTTACGAATAA
- a CDS encoding glucosaminidase domain-containing protein — MDKQEFIKKIAGYVQKYAPAYGILVHSPIIAKAILESGWGESRLAAVYHNYFGLKCGTKWTGKSVNLSTMEEYTPGTLTQIKDNFRVYDNMEEGVKGYFEFIQLPRYQNLRGITDPETYLKTIKADGYATSSKYVDNTMRIVTQYDLQQYDVKGAGSMAKLASAVLAQARAWIGRNEADGTHKGIIDVYNGHKPLARGYKVKYTDAWCATFVSAVAIKCGLTDIIPTECGCGQMIALFKNLGEWQESDSRTPSPGDIIFYDWDDTGAGDCTGWPDHVGIVESVSGGKITVIEGNKNNAVGRRTLAVNGRYIRGYGVPRYDKENAGSGSQATKSVAAVAKEVIAGKWGNGEDRKNRLTAAGYDYKAVQDQVNALLKGTAAATKSVAAVAKEVIAGKWGNGKERKNRLEAAGYNYNEVQAKVNAMLR; from the coding sequence ATGGACAAGCAGGAGTTTATTAAAAAGATTGCCGGGTACGTGCAGAAATACGCCCCGGCATACGGGATTTTGGTACATAGTCCAATTATAGCCAAGGCGATACTTGAAAGCGGTTGGGGAGAAAGCCGCCTGGCCGCCGTGTATCACAATTATTTTGGGTTGAAATGTGGGACAAAATGGACCGGGAAAAGCGTAAATCTTTCCACCATGGAAGAATATACGCCGGGAACCCTTACACAGATTAAGGACAATTTCCGGGTGTATGACAACATGGAAGAGGGCGTAAAAGGATATTTTGAGTTTATCCAGTTGCCCAGGTATCAGAATTTACGGGGCATTACGGACCCGGAAACGTACCTTAAAACCATTAAGGCGGACGGGTACGCAACCAGTAGCAAGTATGTGGACAATACCATGAGGATTGTTACACAGTACGATTTGCAGCAGTATGATGTGAAAGGAGCCGGAAGCATGGCAAAATTGGCAAGTGCAGTATTAGCCCAGGCAAGGGCGTGGATTGGACGAAATGAAGCGGACGGCACCCACAAGGGCATTATTGACGTGTACAACGGCCACAAACCATTGGCGAGGGGTTACAAAGTCAAATATACAGACGCCTGGTGTGCCACCTTTGTTTCCGCCGTGGCTATCAAGTGCGGTTTGACCGACATTATACCGACAGAGTGCGGTTGCGGCCAGATGATTGCATTATTCAAGAACCTGGGGGAATGGCAGGAAAGCGACAGCAGGACGCCAAGCCCTGGGGATATTATTTTTTACGATTGGGACGATACCGGGGCCGGGGATTGTACCGGGTGGCCGGACCATGTGGGCATTGTTGAGAGCGTGAGCGGCGGAAAGATTACCGTTATCGAGGGAAATAAAAACAATGCCGTAGGCCGCAGGACATTGGCCGTAAATGGCCGCTATATCCGTGGTTATGGCGTGCCGAGATATGACAAAGAAAACGCCGGGAGCGGGTCCCAGGCCACAAAGAGCGTGGCAGCAGTAGCCAAGGAAGTAATTGCCGGAAAGTGGGGAAACGGAGAGGACAGAAAGAACCGCCTTACCGCCGCCGGGTACGATTACAAAGCCGTCCAGGACCAGGTAAACGCCTTACTGAAAGGCACCGCCGCCGCCACAAAAAGCGTGGCAGCAGTAGCCAAGGAAGTAATTGCCGGGAAATGGGGAAACGGGAAAGAGAGAAAGAACCGCCTGGAAGCCGCAGGGTATAATTACAATGAGGTCCAGGCAAAGGTCAACGCTATGTTGAGATAG
- a CDS encoding helix-turn-helix transcriptional regulator translates to MLQVKIKDDTGNTIGQNIRRIRKSRNIGQTALVRDLQLLDIDMTREALVKIERGIQHIQLSQLKGIRDVLQTTYDELLEIH, encoded by the coding sequence ATGTTACAAGTCAAAATAAAAGACGATACCGGAAATACCATAGGCCAAAATATAAGAAGAATAAGAAAATCACGCAATATAGGGCAAACCGCTCTTGTCCGTGATTTACAATTACTTGATATAGACATGACCCGTGAAGCATTGGTAAAAATTGAAAGGGGAATACAACATATACAGTTGAGTCAATTAAAAGGTATTCGTGATGTTCTCCAAACAACTTATGATGAATTACTGGAAATACATTAG
- a CDS encoding PH domain-containing protein, which translates to MGLFGKKKEAKEQKPIEEVMAQNVFGKTLLPGEKIDYCIQGKGQAEKLVFSTAVLAVTEKRCLYFEQDGSQSKTETLMYDKIVAISQNTGFEKKMGNYIGVTITTADGKDRVVRCVSNEANQAKVNEIIFIIESRR; encoded by the coding sequence ATGGGACTTTTCGGAAAGAAAAAAGAAGCGAAAGAACAAAAACCGATTGAAGAGGTAATGGCTCAAAATGTATTTGGAAAAACATTACTGCCTGGGGAAAAGATTGATTATTGTATTCAAGGAAAAGGCCAGGCGGAAAAGTTGGTTTTTTCAACGGCAGTTTTGGCGGTAACGGAAAAAAGGTGCCTATATTTTGAGCAGGACGGGAGCCAATCAAAAACGGAAACGCTCATGTATGACAAAATCGTTGCAATATCCCAAAATACGGGATTTGAAAAGAAAATGGGAAATTATATTGGCGTAACCATTACCACGGCGGACGGAAAAGACAGAGTGGTAAGGTGCGTAAGCAATGAAGCAAACCAGGCAAAAGTCAACGAAATTATTTTCATAATAGAAAGCAGAAGATAA
- a CDS encoding DUF1778 domain-containing protein encodes MPRTKTGEFNQIAYQNEFNKRNYDRIEIKVPKGKKAVIQAAAMEAGQSVSEFISQAIDKRMESGGQ; translated from the coding sequence ATGCCAAGAACTAAAACCGGAGAATTTAATCAAATTGCATACCAAAACGAATTTAACAAAAGGAATTATGACCGCATAGAAATAAAGGTGCCAAAAGGTAAAAAAGCAGTAATTCAAGCGGCGGCAATGGAAGCAGGGCAGAGCGTAAGCGAATTTATCAGCCAGGCCATTGACAAAAGAATGGAAAGCGGTGGACAGTAG
- a CDS encoding IS30 family transposase, which translates to MGKLFKHLSQNDRIKMETMLNSGHKVVEVAEYLHVHRSTIYREIKRGEYTHRNSDYTEETRYSSDLGQKNHDWNAQGKGRNIKIGNDRPLAEYIEGKIIEDKYSPEAALAAAAESGIEFTTSISVRTLYRYIDKGIFLKLTNKDLPVKGKRKKHNKRVKVQKRASAGESIENRPDEVKDREIFGHWEMDTVKGKQGVTKSCMLVLTERKTRDEIIVKLPDQKAASVVEAIDRLERKWGDMFTKVFRSITVDNGVEFSDYEGLERSVLHEGEKRTFAFYCHPYSSWERGSNENNNRLIRRHIPKGEDFDEKQDRDIEYIENWINNYPRGIFGFKTSAQLFEEEIRKLA; encoded by the coding sequence ATGGGAAAATTATTTAAACATTTGAGCCAAAACGATAGAATTAAAATGGAAACTATGTTAAATTCCGGCCATAAAGTAGTAGAGGTTGCGGAATATTTGCACGTTCATAGAAGCACTATTTATAGGGAGATAAAGAGGGGAGAATATACCCACAGAAATAGCGATTACACAGAGGAAACAAGGTATAGCAGCGATTTAGGACAAAAGAACCATGATTGGAACGCCCAGGGAAAAGGACGGAATATAAAAATAGGAAATGACCGCCCACTTGCGGAGTATATAGAGGGGAAAATAATAGAAGATAAATATAGCCCGGAAGCGGCATTGGCGGCGGCAGCAGAAAGCGGCATAGAGTTTACTACTTCTATCAGTGTAAGAACATTATACCGATACATTGATAAGGGAATTTTCCTTAAACTCACAAACAAAGATTTGCCAGTAAAGGGGAAAAGGAAAAAGCATAATAAAAGGGTTAAAGTGCAAAAAAGAGCGTCCGCAGGGGAAAGCATAGAGAACCGCCCGGACGAAGTAAAGGACCGGGAAATTTTTGGACACTGGGAAATGGACACGGTAAAAGGCAAACAAGGGGTAACAAAGTCGTGTATGCTTGTGCTTACGGAGAGAAAAACAAGAGATGAAATAATAGTGAAATTACCGGACCAAAAGGCGGCCAGTGTAGTAGAAGCCATTGACCGATTAGAAAGGAAATGGGGCGATATGTTCACAAAGGTATTTAGAAGCATTACCGTAGATAATGGCGTGGAGTTTTCAGACTATGAGGGGTTAGAACGGTCTGTATTGCATGAGGGAGAAAAGCGGACCTTTGCCTTTTATTGCCACCCTTATAGCAGTTGGGAGAGGGGCAGCAACGAAAACAATAACCGCCTTATCCGCCGACACATACCGAAAGGGGAAGATTTTGACGAGAAGCAGGACCGGGACATTGAATATATAGAAAACTGGATAAATAACTATCCAAGGGGGATTTTTGGCTTTAAGACATCCGCCCAACTCTTTGAAGAGGAAATAAGGAAACTGGCTTAG
- a CDS encoding VanZ family protein: MKSKKMTVGLLIFYLIALVWIILFKLQFSTADLPHIRNINLIPFAESVIVNGKLDVSEIIKNGVAFIPYGVFAHMLWEQKSFVTQCVPIFATSLLLEVLQFVFAIGASDITDIIMNSLGGIAGILIGGCLQKIAKVNWIRLINIISFIGAVALTLLIVILLAVNR; this comes from the coding sequence ATGAAATCTAAGAAAATGACAGTGGGCTTGTTGATATTCTATCTTATCGCGCTGGTGTGGATCATCCTTTTCAAATTACAGTTTTCTACGGCAGATCTGCCTCATATCAGAAATATAAACCTGATTCCTTTTGCGGAGTCTGTGATCGTAAATGGGAAACTGGATGTAAGTGAGATCATTAAAAATGGGGTTGCGTTTATACCGTATGGAGTGTTTGCTCATATGCTGTGGGAACAGAAATCTTTTGTAACACAATGTGTTCCCATCTTTGCAACCAGCCTTTTACTTGAAGTGCTGCAATTTGTTTTTGCTATTGGTGCAAGTGATATTACAGACATTATTATGAATTCGCTGGGAGGAATCGCAGGGATTTTGATCGGGGGTTGTCTTCAAAAAATTGCAAAAGTCAATTGGATTAGACTTATAAATATTATTAGCTTTATTGGGGCGGTAGCATTGACATTGTTGATCGTGATTTTGCTTGCAGTGAATAGATAA
- a CDS encoding aldo/keto reductase yields MIYKKFQDLELSALGLGTMRLPCTDGDDARIDEEKTARMVDYAMKNGVNYYDTAWGYHHGNAELVMGRILKKYPRESFHLASKFPGYDLSNMPLVEEIFEKQLEKCQVDYFDFYLFHNVYEKNIDAYLDDEKYGIFSYLVKQKENGRIRHLGFSAHGSYDVLKRFLEAYGDHMEFCQLQINYLDWNFQKAKENVELLESYHIPVWVMEPLRGGRLASLNEEDTARLHAFRPEETVPGWAFRFLQSIPGVTVTLSGMSTLQQLEENIRTFSTEEPLNEQERDTLLDMAYHMTHTIPCTACHYCTSHCPRELDIPELIGLYNEHTFTSGATIDPAVLSSIPEEKRPSACIRCGACAAVCPQQIKIPDMMKDFCKKLQP; encoded by the coding sequence ATGATCTATAAGAAATTTCAGGACCTGGAACTGTCTGCCCTCGGACTTGGAACCATGCGGCTTCCCTGCACAGACGGCGACGACGCCAGGATCGACGAAGAGAAGACCGCCCGCATGGTGGACTACGCTATGAAAAACGGCGTTAACTATTATGACACCGCCTGGGGTTATCACCATGGGAATGCAGAACTGGTCATGGGCCGGATCCTTAAAAAATACCCCCGGGAGTCCTTCCACCTCGCCAGTAAATTCCCTGGCTATGACCTTTCTAATATGCCCCTGGTAGAAGAGATCTTCGAGAAACAGCTGGAAAAATGCCAGGTAGACTATTTTGACTTCTATCTCTTCCACAATGTCTATGAGAAAAACATCGACGCCTATCTGGACGACGAGAAATACGGAATCTTTTCTTATCTGGTAAAGCAGAAAGAAAACGGGCGGATCCGCCATCTTGGCTTCTCCGCCCACGGAAGTTATGACGTACTCAAACGCTTCCTGGAGGCTTACGGCGACCATATGGAATTCTGCCAGCTCCAGATCAATTACCTGGACTGGAACTTCCAGAAGGCCAAAGAAAATGTGGAACTTCTGGAATCTTACCATATCCCGGTCTGGGTTATGGAACCACTTCGGGGCGGCCGGCTGGCTTCTCTTAATGAAGAGGATACCGCCCGGCTCCACGCCTTCCGTCCGGAAGAGACTGTGCCCGGATGGGCCTTCCGCTTTCTCCAGTCCATTCCCGGTGTGACGGTAACCCTGTCCGGAATGTCCACGCTCCAGCAGCTGGAAGAAAACATCCGGACCTTCTCCACGGAGGAACCTCTGAACGAGCAGGAAAGGGATACTCTTCTGGACATGGCTTACCACATGACTCACACCATCCCCTGTACAGCCTGTCACTACTGTACCTCCCACTGTCCCCGGGAGCTGGATATCCCCGAACTGATCGGGCTGTATAATGAGCACACCTTTACCAGCGGCGCAACTATCGATCCGGCCGTCCTTAGCTCCATTCCGGAGGAAAAGCGTCCCTCCGCCTGCATAAGGTGCGGCGCCTGCGCGGCTGTCTGTCCGCAACAGATCAAGATCCCGGACATGATGAAAGATTTCTGCAAGAAACTGCAACCATAG
- a CDS encoding GolD/DthD family dehydrogenase, producing the protein MLPNYSKEEIMNLDLGLTGKTAIITGGAAGIGNMTAAYLLRQGVNVVLADMNPKTQEIAKAMDPEKAIGVIGNICEDAYRKQVVEEAVRTFGQVDILVNCAGIVALEKAEELSADYWNRTIDINLSACFFMAQTVGKYMIDHQVSGSIINIASQAGVVALDKHVAYCAAKGGIIAMTKVLAMEWGKYGIRVNAVAPTVVLTELGHQAWDGPVGDAFKKEIPAERFAEPEEVAVVIAFLCSRGAAMVTGHNLLIDGGYTIK; encoded by the coding sequence ATGCTACCAAATTATTCGAAAGAAGAGATCATGAACCTGGATCTGGGACTTACAGGCAAGACTGCGATCATCACCGGAGGAGCCGCGGGGATCGGCAATATGACGGCGGCCTATCTGCTCAGGCAGGGCGTGAACGTAGTCCTGGCGGATATGAATCCAAAGACTCAGGAGATCGCGAAGGCGATGGATCCGGAGAAAGCCATTGGAGTGATCGGCAACATCTGTGAGGATGCGTACCGGAAGCAGGTGGTAGAAGAGGCAGTCCGCACATTTGGTCAGGTGGATATCCTGGTGAACTGCGCGGGGATCGTAGCTCTTGAGAAGGCGGAAGAGTTAAGCGCGGATTACTGGAACCGGACTATTGATATCAATCTTTCAGCCTGCTTTTTCATGGCTCAGACGGTGGGAAAATATATGATCGACCATCAGGTGAGCGGCAGCATCATTAACATTGCCTCCCAGGCAGGAGTGGTGGCGCTGGATAAGCACGTGGCTTACTGCGCGGCCAAAGGCGGGATCATCGCCATGACAAAGGTGCTGGCTATGGAATGGGGCAAATACGGCATCCGGGTCAATGCGGTGGCGCCCACGGTGGTGCTTACGGAACTGGGACACCAGGCATGGGACGGACCGGTGGGGGATGCCTTTAAGAAAGAGATCCCGGCGGAACGTTTCGCAGAACCGGAGGAGGTGGCGGTTGTGATCGCCTTCCTGTGCAGCCGGGGCGCGGCTATGGTGACCGGGCACAATTTGCTGATCGACGGCGGATATACGATTAAATAG
- a CDS encoding dihydroxyacetone kinase subunit DhaK, translating into MQRILNDPDHIVDEMLEGFVKAHPDLVKTTAHPRVLAAKEAPIDGKVGVVTGGGSGHKPAFIGYLGKNLCDAVAVGEICTSPTAAAFLDAFRAADGGKGIACLYGNYSGDNMNVKMAVRMAKKEGLEVKTVIANDDVASAPKDQREKRRGVAGEILMWKCGGAKAAEGGTLDQVIAAAQKAIDNCRSVGIGLTPCTLPAVGHPNFEIKEGTMEVGIGHHGEPGIEVCELETADKMAARMTDIVLPDYPFESGDEVVVLVSGLGATPVMELYVLYNEIEKILGEKGLKIHKAYVGNYFTSLDMMGATLTVMKLDDELKELIDLDCCSMGLKQL; encoded by the coding sequence ATGCAGAGAATCTTAAATGATCCGGATCATATTGTGGACGAGATGCTGGAAGGATTTGTAAAGGCCCATCCGGACCTGGTAAAGACCACGGCTCATCCCAGAGTATTGGCGGCCAAAGAGGCGCCGATAGATGGGAAGGTAGGAGTGGTGACTGGCGGCGGATCCGGACATAAGCCGGCCTTTATCGGCTATCTGGGGAAAAATCTGTGCGATGCCGTAGCAGTGGGTGAGATCTGTACCTCCCCCACGGCGGCTGCATTTCTGGACGCCTTCCGCGCAGCGGACGGGGGCAAGGGGATTGCCTGCCTCTATGGGAATTATTCCGGCGACAATATGAATGTGAAAATGGCGGTACGGATGGCCAAAAAGGAAGGGCTTGAGGTTAAGACGGTGATCGCTAATGACGATGTGGCGTCCGCGCCCAAAGATCAGCGGGAGAAGCGCCGCGGCGTGGCGGGAGAGATCCTGATGTGGAAATGCGGGGGAGCAAAGGCGGCTGAAGGAGGAACCCTGGACCAGGTTATCGCGGCAGCTCAGAAGGCAATCGATAATTGCAGAAGCGTAGGGATCGGCCTGACGCCCTGTACGCTTCCGGCGGTAGGGCACCCTAATTTTGAGATCAAAGAGGGGACTATGGAAGTGGGCATCGGCCACCACGGAGAGCCGGGGATCGAAGTGTGCGAGCTGGAGACTGCGGACAAGATGGCGGCGCGGATGACCGACATTGTTCTTCCGGACTATCCTTTTGAGAGCGGAGATGAGGTGGTGGTTCTGGTGTCCGGCCTTGGGGCAACGCCGGTCATGGAACTGTACGTGCTGTATAATGAGATCGAGAAGATCCTGGGTGAGAAGGGGCTGAAGATCCACAAGGCTTATGTGGGGAATTATTTTACTTCCCTGGATATGATGGGGGCAACCCTGACGGTGATGAAGCTGGATGATGAGCTGAAGGAGCTGATCGATCTGGATTGTTGCTCTATGGGTCTGAAGCAGTTATAA
- the dhaL gene encoding dihydroxyacetone kinase subunit DhaL, whose amino-acid sequence MVVKNKDGREILWSVIHAVHENKQYLGDIDGLIGDGDHGMNMNKGFMTYGERLGEQETDLTDGLSDLGMVLLNEIGGSMGPIYGTIFMEMADAADGEEDITLEIFAKMLQAGLDGLYEIVEARPGDKTLVDTLNPCVEWMNQAAEEGKAFDAALEEMKECARKGMESTKDMVAMYGRAARLGERSRGVPDAGASSCCIILQAMADGMLKVLKDC is encoded by the coding sequence ATGGTTGTAAAAAATAAAGACGGACGGGAGATCCTGTGGTCAGTGATCCACGCGGTCCATGAAAACAAGCAGTATCTTGGTGATATCGACGGTCTGATCGGGGACGGAGATCACGGAATGAACATGAATAAGGGCTTTATGACCTATGGCGAGCGGCTGGGGGAGCAAGAGACGGATCTTACAGACGGCCTTTCCGATCTTGGAATGGTGCTCCTTAATGAGATCGGCGGCTCCATGGGCCCCATTTATGGAACCATCTTCATGGAAATGGCGGACGCTGCCGACGGGGAAGAGGACATTACCCTGGAGATTTTTGCGAAAATGCTGCAGGCGGGACTTGACGGGCTGTATGAGATCGTGGAGGCCCGTCCCGGGGACAAGACGCTGGTAGACACTCTTAATCCGTGCGTGGAGTGGATGAACCAGGCGGCAGAGGAAGGAAAGGCTTTTGATGCAGCTCTGGAAGAGATGAAGGAATGTGCCCGGAAGGGAATGGAATCGACAAAGGATATGGTGGCCATGTACGGTCGGGCGGCTCGTCTGGGAGAGCGTTCCCGGGGTGTCCCGGATGCAGGTGCGTCATCTTGCTGCATAATTCTTCAGGCAATGGCCGACGGCATGTTAAAAGTGCTGAAAGACTGCTAA
- a CDS encoding inorganic phosphate transporter, with protein MDVSFSSFCQEVFSNPVMAVTVALTLGVIFVNGWTDAPNAIATCVSTRCMKVRTAIWMSAVFNFLGVLVMTKINSSVASTISNMVDFGGETTDALMALCAALFSIVVYSVAASMFGIPTSESHSLIAGLSGAAIAVQGGIGGINFAEWVKVLYGLVLSLALGFFTGWVICKGIAFFCAAVDRRQANHFFKGGQIFSAAFMSFMHGAQDGQKFIGVLFLGVAFCNGQNSVEGMMIPVWLMILCSTVMGVGTSVGGEKIIKSVGMDMVKLEKFQGFSADLAGSICLLLASIFGIPVSTTHTKTSAIMGVGAVKRLSAINFGVVKDMMLTWIFTFPGCGLISFVMVKIFMFLF; from the coding sequence ATGGATGTATCATTTTCAAGTTTCTGCCAGGAGGTGTTTTCCAACCCTGTTATGGCAGTGACGGTGGCGTTGACGCTGGGAGTGATCTTCGTCAATGGATGGACGGATGCGCCCAATGCGATCGCCACCTGTGTGTCCACCCGTTGTATGAAAGTGCGGACGGCGATCTGGATGAGCGCGGTCTTCAATTTCCTGGGCGTGCTGGTGATGACCAAGATCAACAGTTCTGTGGCTTCCACCATCAGTAACATGGTGGATTTTGGAGGGGAGACCACAGATGCGCTGATGGCCCTTTGCGCGGCGCTTTTTTCCATCGTGGTCTACAGTGTGGCGGCGTCGATGTTTGGCATTCCCACCAGTGAGAGCCACAGTCTGATCGCAGGGCTCTCCGGGGCGGCGATCGCGGTCCAGGGCGGCATCGGCGGCATTAACTTCGCAGAGTGGGTGAAGGTGCTCTACGGTCTGGTGCTGAGCCTTGCGCTGGGATTCTTTACCGGATGGGTGATCTGCAAGGGGATCGCATTCTTCTGCGCGGCAGTGGACCGGAGGCAGGCCAATCATTTCTTCAAGGGAGGCCAGATCTTCAGCGCGGCGTTTATGAGTTTTATGCATGGGGCGCAGGACGGCCAGAAATTTATCGGCGTACTGTTCCTGGGCGTAGCGTTCTGCAACGGCCAGAACAGCGTGGAGGGGATGATGATCCCGGTATGGCTGATGATCCTCTGTTCTACCGTTATGGGCGTAGGAACCAGCGTGGGGGGAGAGAAGATCATCAAGTCTGTGGGAATGGACATGGTAAAACTGGAGAAATTCCAGGGATTTTCCGCGGACCTGGCGGGCTCCATCTGCCTTTTGCTGGCCAGTATCTTCGGAATCCCGGTGTCAACCACTCACACCAAGACCAGCGCCATTATGGGCGTGGGGGCGGTCAAGCGGCTGTCGGCCATCAACTTTGGTGTAGTGAAGGATATGATGCTGACCTGGATCTTTACATTCCCGGGATGCGGATTGATCAGTTTTGTTATGGTGAAGATCTTTATGTTTCTGTTTTAA
- a CDS encoding DUF47 family protein, translating into MAKKQDVYYFNNFVACAEESCHAAHLLKDVLANFNPDDLTGRLDEMHAIETRADGRKHEAMDRLAKEFIPPIEREDIIILSQHLDDLTDKIEDVLLRIYMNHVTKIEPAAVEMTDVIIRCCEAVKELLEEFSDFKRSKKLKEQIIRINDLEEESDRLFMSSMRDLHTQSADPLHIIAWREIYGYLEYCADACEHAADVVESVVMKNS; encoded by the coding sequence ATGGCAAAGAAACAGGATGTATACTATTTTAACAATTTTGTGGCCTGCGCGGAGGAGTCCTGCCATGCGGCACACCTTCTGAAGGATGTTCTTGCGAACTTCAATCCCGACGATCTCACCGGCCGGCTGGATGAGATGCATGCCATCGAGACCAGGGCCGACGGGAGAAAGCATGAGGCGATGGACCGGCTGGCGAAAGAATTTATCCCGCCCATCGAGCGGGAGGATATTATTATACTGAGCCAGCATCTGGACGATCTTACAGACAAGATCGAGGATGTTCTGTTGCGGATCTATATGAACCATGTGACCAAGATCGAACCTGCCGCGGTGGAGATGACGGATGTGATCATCCGCTGCTGCGAGGCGGTAAAAGAACTGCTGGAAGAATTCTCGGATTTCAAGAGATCAAAGAAATTGAAAGAGCAGATCATCCGGATCAATGATCTGGAGGAAGAGTCAGACCGTCTCTTCATGTCCAGTATGAGGGATCTGCATACCCAGTCTGCAGATCCGCTTCACATTATCGCCTGGAGGGAGATCTATGGCTATCTGGAGTACTGCGCGGACGCCTGCGAGCATGCGGCGGATGTGGTGGAGAGCGTGGTTATGAAAAATTCATAA